The following coding sequences are from one Sesamum indicum cultivar Zhongzhi No. 13 linkage group LG11, S_indicum_v1.0, whole genome shotgun sequence window:
- the LOC105173530 gene encoding cyclin-dependent kinase F-1, with amino-acid sequence MEEHPPSPPSKSWSIYTRREITSKYEILERVGSGAYSDVYRARRRSDSLTVALKEVHDYQSAFREIEALQTLQNCPNIIVLHEYFWREDEDAVLVLEYLPTDLAAVIKAAKKEWEGGISLGEVKRWMVQILRGLDVCHRNSIVHRDLKPSNLLISAEGLLKIADFGQARILLAPVFVDGDAYNQFDQQPSSSQTAFARPAEAVPPLDSQLIGERAELGSEKCGMEPYGVRINDFSGDIDEDSTTHDGATSCLATCAASDVEDPFQQTYSYEAEEGRIDGNGPLTSCVGTRWFRAPELLYGSTNYGLETDLWSVGCIFAELLSLEPLFPGNSDIDQLGKIFSILGNLTDEVWPGCVRLPDYKIISFGKVEKPVGLEACLPNRSPDEVLLVRKLLCFDPANRATAMELLHDKYLNEEPLPVPLSELRIPSRHGIQDEDSSVEWNDYKDFDSDSDFDDFGSSHITTTDNGFSIRFT; translated from the exons ATGGAGGAGCATCCACCTTCTCCACCATCGAAGAGCTGGAGCATCTATACCCGCCGCGAGATCACCTCAAAGTACGAAATCTTGGAGCGTGTGGGCTCCGGTGCGTACTCCGATGTCTACAGAGCCCGACGCCGCTCCGACTCTCTCACCGTTGCACTCAAGGAAGTTCACGACTACCAGTCAGCCTTCCGGGAAATCGAGGCACTTCAAACCCTCCAAAATTGCCCCAACATCATAGTCTTGCACGAGTACTTCTGGAGAGAGGACGAGGATGCCGTGTTGGTGCTCGAGTACTTGCCCACGGATTTGGCCGCCGTGATAAAGGCTGCCAAGAAGGAGTGGGAGGGTGGGATCAGTTTAGGGGAGGTGAAGCGTTGGATGGTGCAGATTCTGCGGGGGCTGGACGTGTGCCATCGTAATTCCATTGTTCATAGGGATTTGAAGCCTTCAAATTTGCTGATTTCTGCAGAGGGGCTTCTCAAAATCGCCGATTTTGGGCAG GCTAGGATACTTCTAGCACCTGTATTTGTTGATGGTGATGCCTATAATCAGTTTGATCAGCAGCCTTCTTCAAGTCAAACGGCTTTTGCCCGACCAGCTGAAGCTGTTCCTCCATTAGATAGTCAGTTGATTGGAGAGCGTGCAGAACTGGGTAGTGAAAAATGTGGTATGGAACCTTATGGTGTAAGAATTAATGACTTTTCTGGCGATATTGATGAAGACAGTACGACTCATGATGGAGCTACTTCTTGTCTTGCCACTTGTGCCGCGAGTGATGTAGAGGATCCTTTCCAGCAAACTTATTCTTATGAAGCTGAGGAGGGTCGTATTGATGGGAATGGTCCCCTTACCTCCTGTGTTGGAACTCGGTGGTTTAGAGCCCCCGAGCTACTTTATGGTTCTACAAATTATGGGCTAGAGACTGATCTGTGGTCAGTTGGTTGTATCTTTGCAGAGCTTTTGAGCCTCGAACCACTATTCCCAGGCAATTCTGATATTGATCAGCTGGGCAAAATTTTCAGCATTCTGGGCAATTTGACGGATGAAGTATGGCCTGGTTGTGTCCGACTTCCTGATTACAAGATAATTTCATTTGGTAAAGTAGAAAAACCTGTTGGTCTGGAAGCATGTCTTCCAAATCGATCTCCTGATGAGGTTCTTCTTGTGAGAAAGCTATTATGTTTTGACCCAGCAAATAGAGCTACTGCAATGGAATTGCTTCATGACAAGTACTTGAATGAAGAACCCTTACCAGTTCCTCTGTCTGAGTTGAGGATCCCCTCTAGACATGGGATCCAGGATGAGGATTCCTCTGTTGAGTGGAATGATTATAAGGATTTTGATTCAGATTCTGACTTTGATGATTTTGGTTCATCACACATCACAACCACAGATAATGGTTTTTCAATCCGGTTCACTTAA